The Gordonia terrae genome contains the following window.
CGAGGAGGTCGAGGTAGCGCTTGCCGTCGGCGTCGGTCACGTGGGCGCCCGATCCGCCGACGAGGGCGATCGCCGGTGTGCCGTAGTTGTTCATCAGCGACTGTGCCCAGCGCTGTTGCAGTGGCGCGGTCATGATTCCTCCTCCGGTACGACGACGGTGGTGCCCGTCGAACTCTCGGTCAGCAGTTCGGCGAGCACGGAATGTGCCACGCGGCCGTCGATCACGTGGGCACGGTCGACGCCACCGGTGACCGCGCGCAGACAGGCCTCCATCTTGGGGACCATGCCCGAGTCGAGTGACGGCAGCAGTCCGGTCAGTGTGTCGGTGTCGATCCGGGACACCAGGGATCCGCGATCGGGCCAGTTCGTGTACAGACCCTCGACGTCGGTGAGCATCACCAGTCGGGACGCACCGAGCGCCTCGGCCAGCGCCCCGGCGGCGGTGTCGGCGTTGATGTTGTGGACCACGCCGTCGCGGTCCGGGGCGATCGTGGAGACGACCGGGATACGGCCGGCGGCGACCAGATCCAGAACCGCCGAGGTGTTGACCGACGCGATGTCGCCGACGAGGCCGATGTCGGTCGGAACCCCCTCGACGAGCACCGTCCGCCGCGAAGCGGTGAACAGGTGCGCGTCCTCGCCGGTGATGCCGACGGCGTACGGGCCGTGCGAGTTGATCAACCCGACGAGTTCGCGCCCGACCTGTCCGAACAGCACCATCCGGGCCACGTCCATCACTTCGGGGGTGGTCACGCGGAATCCGCCCTTGAACTCCCCCTGCAGACCGAGCCGCTTCAGCATCGCCGAGATCTGCGGCCCGCCACCGTGAACCACCACGGGATGCATCCCACATGCGCGCAGGAAGACCATGTCCGCGGCGAACGCCTTCTTCAACTCGTCGTCGACCATGGCGTTGCCGCCGTACTTGACGACGACGGTCGCGCCCGCGAGTCGTTGCAGCGCGGGCAGCGCCTCGGCGAGGACCTTCGCCTTCGCGAGACCTGCGGCGGGGTCGATCGGGTGGACTCCCGATGTCGTCTCGCTCATGACGAGTACGCCGAGTTCTCTTCGACGTACGCGTGCGAGAGGTCGGTGGTCCGGACGCTCGCCGCGGACTCTCCCAGCTTCAGGTCGACGACGACGGCGATGTCGGTGCCCGACAAGTCCACGTCCCGTGCGCCTTCGACGCCGAACCCGTTCTCGCACACCGGACTGCCGTTGAACGACACCGCGATGCGATCAGGGTCGATGGTGACCGGCGTCGCACCGACCGCGGCCAGTACCCGACCCCAGTTCGGATCCGAACCGAACAGGGCGGTCTTGACGAGCGAGTCGCGTGCGACGGCCCGGGCGACCGTCAGCGCATCGTCCTCGGTGTGTGCACCGGAGACCGTGATGACGACCCGCTTCGTGACGCCCTCCGCGTCGGCCATCATCTGCGCGGCGAGATCGTCGCAGACGGCGAAGACCGCGTCGTCCAGGTCGGTCTGGTCGACCGGGATCTGGCTGGCGCCCGAACTCAGCAGCAGCACCGTGTCGTTCGTCGAACACGAGCCGTCGATGTCCAACCGGTCGAACGTGCGTGCCGTCGCCCTGCGCAAGGCGGTGTCGAGTTGTTCGGCGGTCGCACTGGCGTCGGTCGTGAGGACCACCAGCATGGTGGCCAGCGACGGCGCGAGCATCCCCGCGCCCTTACCCATGCCGCCGACGTTCCACCCCTGCGGGTGATGCAGCGCAGCCTGTTTGGGGACGGTGTCGGTGGTCATGATCGCGTGCGCGGCATCCGTCCCGCCGGACAGACCGCCACCCATGTCCTGGACGATCTCGGTGACCCCCGCCAGGACCTTGTCCATCGGCAGTCGATCGCCGATCAGGCCGGTCGAGCAGACCGCGACCTCGACCGCGCCGGTACTCGTCCCCCAGTTGCTGAGCGCGTCGGCCACCGCCTCCGCGGTCCGGTGGGTGTCCTGGAACCCGCCCGGGCCCGTACAGGCATTCGCACCACCGGAATTCAGGATGACAGTGCGCAGCCGGCCGGTGGTGAGGACCTGCTGCGACCACAGCACGGGCGCGGCCTTCACCTGGTTGCGGGTGAAGACGCCGGCAGCGGCGTAGTCGGGCCCCTCGTTGAAGACCAGAGCGAGATCGGGGGCGCCGGAGACCTTGATCCCGGCGGCCATGCCGGCAGCTCGGAAGCCGAGGGGCGCCGTGACACCCTGGCCCCGCACGAGCCGCGGGTGATCGCCGGGCGCACCACCTTCGATCCGATCCTGCTCTGTTCCCGCGCTGTCGGTCTGTCCGGTTCCGGTCACGGTGCCACTCCCACGGTGCTCAGTCCCTCGTTCTCGGTCCAGCCCAGCGCCAGGTTCATCGATTGGACCGCGGCGCCGCCGGTCCCCTTGGTGAGGTTGTCCACCGCACCGACGACCACGAGGGTCCCGGCGCGTTCGTCGACGGTGACGCCGAGCTGCACGGCGTTCGACCCGATGACCGATCCGGTCGCGGGCAGTCTGCCCTCCGGCAGCACGTGCACGAATTCCTCGTCGGCATAAGCCTTCTCATACACCGCGCGTGCCTCGGCGGCCGTTGCACCGGTCCGCGCGGTGCACGTGGCGAGGATGCCCCGCGCCATCGGCGCCAGGATCGGCGTGAACGAGACCGTCACCGGCTGCTCGGCCGCAGCCGAGAGGGCCTGGGAGATCTCCGGCGTGTGCCGATGGACGCCGCCGACTCCGTACGCGCGCGCGGACCCGATGACCTCCGAGGCCAGCAGATCGACCTTCGGAGACCTGCCGGCACCCGAGGCGCCGCTCACGGCGACCACCGTGACGTGCGGGTCCGCGATCCCGGCCGCGATGGCCGGCAGCAACGACAGGATCGACACCGTCGGGTAGCAGCCGGGTACCGCGATCCGGCTCGCATCCTTGAGGACCTCCCGATTGCCGGGCAGCTCGGGCAGACCATAGGGCCACGTCCCGGCATGATCGCCGCCGTAGTAGGCGGTCCACTCGCCTGCGTCCCGCAACCGGAAGTCCGCACCGCAGTCGATGATGAGTG
Protein-coding sequences here:
- the argJ gene encoding bifunctional glutamate N-acetyltransferase/amino-acid acetyltransferase ArgJ, with the translated sequence MTGTGQTDSAGTEQDRIEGGAPGDHPRLVRGQGVTAPLGFRAAGMAAGIKVSGAPDLALVFNEGPDYAAAGVFTRNQVKAAPVLWSQQVLTTGRLRTVILNSGGANACTGPGGFQDTHRTAEAVADALSNWGTSTGAVEVAVCSTGLIGDRLPMDKVLAGVTEIVQDMGGGLSGGTDAAHAIMTTDTVPKQAALHHPQGWNVGGMGKGAGMLAPSLATMLVVLTTDASATAEQLDTALRRATARTFDRLDIDGSCSTNDTVLLLSSGASQIPVDQTDLDDAVFAVCDDLAAQMMADAEGVTKRVVITVSGAHTEDDALTVARAVARDSLVKTALFGSDPNWGRVLAAVGATPVTIDPDRIAVSFNGSPVCENGFGVEGARDVDLSGTDIAVVVDLKLGESAASVRTTDLSHAYVEENSAYSS
- the argB gene encoding acetylglutamate kinase; amino-acid sequence: MSETTSGVHPIDPAAGLAKAKVLAEALPALQRLAGATVVVKYGGNAMVDDELKKAFAADMVFLRACGMHPVVVHGGGPQISAMLKRLGLQGEFKGGFRVTTPEVMDVARMVLFGQVGRELVGLINSHGPYAVGITGEDAHLFTASRRTVLVEGVPTDIGLVGDIASVNTSAVLDLVAAGRIPVVSTIAPDRDGVVHNINADTAAGALAEALGASRLVMLTDVEGLYTNWPDRGSLVSRIDTDTLTGLLPSLDSGMVPKMEACLRAVTGGVDRAHVIDGRVAHSVLAELLTESSTGTTVVVPEEES
- the argC gene encoding N-acetyl-gamma-glutamyl-phosphate reductase, with the translated sequence MASTSSTSGVKVAVAGASGYAGGEILRLLCGHPRLRSGDLEIGALTAGGNAGTPLGTHHPHLLPLADRVLEDTTPEILAGHDVVFLGLPHGASAVIADALPPTTLIIDCGADFRLRDAGEWTAYYGGDHAGTWPYGLPELPGNREVLKDASRIAVPGCYPTVSILSLLPAIAAGIADPHVTVVAVSGASGAGRSPKVDLLASEVIGSARAYGVGGVHRHTPEISQALSAAAEQPVTVSFTPILAPMARGILATCTARTGATAAEARAVYEKAYADEEFVHVLPEGRLPATGSVIGSNAVQLGVTVDERAGTLVVVGAVDNLTKGTGGAAVQSMNLALGWTENEGLSTVGVAP